The sequence CACGAAAGCCATTTTCAAAAAGCAATATTTCTATATCATTATTTAATCGAAACAACGCGTTCAACAACTGATTCAGACAACTGGAATGACTTGGTTTGAGAGTCATTTTTAGTGATTACTTTGATTTCATATTTGCCGGCTGGCAGTTCATTCACATCCAAAACGCGGCCAAATTTTTGATTTCCTTTCTCAACTATTTCACGATAAACGATATCTCCAGTTGCGTTTTTAACCAGTAGTGTTGTGTTCGAATCATTGTTAGGTTTGTCAACGAAAACGTTGATTTTACCTTCCTTATTAATGTAAACACCGGTATTAAGTGAGACGGCTTTTTTAGTTTCTTTGTC comes from Dyadobacter subterraneus and encodes:
- a CDS encoding DUF3244 domain-containing protein — its product is MKTYIKNIAVAFAFVASFAFSAHADDKETKKAVSLNTGVYINKEGKINVFVDKPNNDSNTTLLVKNATGDIVYREIVEKGNQKFGRVLDVNELPAGKYEIKVITKNDSQTKSFQLSESVVERVVSIK